In Numida meleagris isolate 19003 breed g44 Domestic line chromosome 3, NumMel1.0, whole genome shotgun sequence, the following are encoded in one genomic region:
- the MSGN1 gene encoding mesogenin-1: protein MDKLHETLINMEDTLGSEHSVCLSSWDWKNTAGAFELHSVSSPHSLSPTPSFESYSSSPCPAAAETPYSGGGLVGYGLVDFPPAYLPSPGQARLPKGTKVRMSAQRRRKASEREKLRMRTLADALHTLRNYLPPAYSQRGQPLTKIQTLKYTIKYISELTELLNSVKRA, encoded by the coding sequence ATGGACAAATTGCATGAGACGTTGATAAATATGGAAGACACTTTGGGTTCAGAGCACTCTGTCTGCTTATCCTCCTGGGACTGGAAGAACACTGCCGGGGCTTTCGAGCTGCACTCCGTCTCCTCTCCACACAGCTTGTCCCCAACGCCATCCTTCGAGTCCTACTCCTCGTCCCCGTGCCCAGCGGCGGCCGAGACCCCGTACAGCGGTGGCGGCCTAGTGGGCTACGGCCTGGTGGACTTCCCCCCAGCCTAtctgcccagccctgggcaggccCGGCTGCCCAAGGGCACCAAGGTGCGGATGTCAGCCCAGCGCCGGAGGAAGGCCAGCGAGAGGGAGAAGCTGCGGATGAGGACCCTGGCTGATGCACTGCACACACTGCGCAACTACCTGCCGCCTGCCTACAGCCAGCGGGGACAGCCCCTCACCAAAATACAGACCCTCAAGTACACCATCAAGTACATCAGCGAACTGACGGAGCTCCTCAACAGCGTCAAGCGGGCATAG
- the LOC110397016 gene encoding zona pellucida sperm-binding protein 2-like isoform X1, which translates to MELGLVLRLLLIGILISETWTQVASGLMSSECLKNFLHLTLSMEHFKDKYLSFSAVDQFGTAWELDEALASQCGYTITYSSRNSIVFRASALSCHSHVEKGVFTVTVQIKVSHAPDMKNATTHLKSASCPYVLWSPRELVCETNYMEVSVRRDVPQTEEDFILSEPEDWILSFPKAKAGEASIWQIVFHQPEEKRALLVSDAWSAGYGLNTTETRILLRVPYNAAQIQLVKAQGITFSAVTSSTFYKQQWMILMVDTAVACPVDGVNYTNKTIIWTVPKYFQALCAGATGFKDVLVEVGVNLRKLSAKEMASRKYVLSNDLNTITMKIPIGAEGGSYKTSVSSGRHGAKYSISLFLEHQWEDNKWGLTKYTIIKEIETPFEQAELAVTNNSNLSARLMNVTVGMFLMDVELVNLTVEGTTVTVPEAIQHGYLTYEIQYANGSKVYVVQVPFDAPGIKKEYISGDTRQYTLNVTLKFIILPTSDTFAVPIITVSAVKDAVLPSARGFCDENDFHLIIARGNVDQNWLPFISDQHLMPEAAQKYYYSLSDNGTHWAVSVPFLSSLVDYKDIHISGVMASLHLTLKDGITLANRKDFSISCRFPPSELIQCLPNGTVVITALKLVRLADLDTSLLVLRDRQCKPSLVTKKTATFKFNVNTCGTSRKFNSTSITYENDVLYFRRGNDIPVYQLKFVCVYTIKRSADVQYETKKNLPSSIKPGFGSLDLSLKLFKEKSYSEPYQELEYPVVKYLREALYFEVELLQPADPRLELNLEDCWATNSQSQDSLPQWPILINGCENSEESYRTVFHKVNYSHRVKFPQHLKRFEVTMFTFVQGTTPLQMQLYFHCSVVICSTTPLPSDVICQRRCNPGKHRLDRSAEAHPQGQVSSGAVLIRKENTASKGRTIKDV; encoded by the exons ATGGAGTTAGGTCTGGTGCTGAG GTTATTATTGATAGGAATACTCATCTCTGAAACATGGACCCAAGTGGCATCAG GACTCATGAGTTCAGAGTGCTTGAAGAACTTTTTGCATTTAACCCTGAGCATGGAACACTTTAaggataaatatttatctttttctgctgttg ATCAATTTGGCACGGCCTGGgagctggatgaggccctggcatCACAGTGTGGCTACACAATAACTTACAGCAGCAGGAATAGCATTGTGTTTCGTGCTTCTGCACTAAGTTGTCATTCTCATGTGGAG AAAGGTGTATTCACAGTAACTGTACAAATCAAAGTGTCCCATGCTCCTGATATGAAAAATGCTACAACTCATCTGAAAAGTGCAAGTTGCCCTTATGTCTTGTGGAGTCCAAGAGAGTTAGTATGTGAAACCAACTACATGGAG GTTTCTGTCAGGAGGGATGTTCCACAGACTGAGGAGGATTTCATTTTGAGTGAACCTGAAGATtggattctttcttttcccaag GCCAAAGCAGGGGAAGCCTCAATATGGCAGATAGTGTTTCATcagccagaggaaaaaagagctCTGCTTGTGAGTGATGCTTGGAGTGCTGGCTATGGACTCAACACCACCGAAACCAGAATTCTGCTGCGAGTGCCATATAATGCTGCACAAATTCAGCTGGTCAAG GCTCAGGGAATTACCTTTTCTGCAGTGACATCAAGTACGTTTTACAAACAGCAGTGGATGATCTTGATGGTGGATACTGCTGTGGCATGTCCAGTAG ATGGTGTGAATTACACTAACAAAACAATCATCTGGACTGTTCCAAAATACTTTCAAgcactctgtgctggtgcaaCTGGCTTTAAGGATGTGCTTGTTGAAGTTGGTGTGAATCTACGCAAACTCTCTGCCAAAGAAATGGCCTCCAGGAAGTATGTGTTATCTAATGACTTAAATACAATTACAATGAAGATACCAATAGGTGCAGAAGGTGGCTCTTACAAG ACTTCTGTGAGCAGTGGACGGCATGGGGCAAAATACTCCATCAGCCTGTTCTTGGAACACCAGTGGGAGGATAACAAATGGGGTCTAACCAAGTATACCATCATCAAGGAAATAGAAACACCATTTGAACAAGCAGAACTTGCTGTAACTAACA ACTCAAATCTGAGTGCAAGGCTAATGAATGTTACAGTGGGAATGTTTCTTATGGATGTGGAGCTTGTGAACTTGACTGTTGAGGGGACAACTGTAACTGTACCTGAAGCTATTCAGCATGGATATTTAACATATGAGATTCAATATGCTAATGGAAGCAAAGTCTATGTAGTACAAGTGCCGTTTGATGCACCAGGCATTAAGAAAGAG TACATAAGCGGTGACACAAGACAATACACACTCAATGTCACACTGAAGTTCATCATCCTTCCAACAAGTGATACCTTTGCTGTCCCCATCATAACAGTGTCTGCTGTTAAAGATGCTG TTCTACCCAGTGCAAGGGGATTTTGTGATGAGAATGACTTTCATCTCATTATCGCTCGTGGGAATGTGGACCAAAACTGGCTGCCCTTCATCTCAGATCAGCACCTGATGccagaggctgcccagaaatACTACTATAGCCTAAGTGACAATGGCACTCACTGGGCTGTCTCtgtccctttcctttcctcccttgtGGACTATAAG GATATTCATATTTCTGGAGTAATGGCTTCACTCCACTTAACCTTGAAGGATGGCATCACCTTGGCTAATAGGAAGGACTTCTCGATTTCCTGCAGATTTCCACCTTCGGAGCTAATAC agtgTCTTCCCAATGGCACTGTGGTAATTACTGCGCTAAAATTAGTGAGACTTGCAGATCTGGACACAAGCCTGCTCGTCTTAAGAGACAGACAATGCAAACCCAGTCTAGTGACAAAGAAGACTGCAACCTTTAAATTCAATGTGAATACATGTGGAACAAGTAGAAAG TTCAACAGCACATCTATAACATATGAAAATGATGTACTCTATTTTAGACGTGGAAATGATATACCAGTATACCA attaAAGTTTGTATGTGTTTACACAATCAAGCGCTCAGCTGATGTCCAGTATGAAACTAAGAAGAACCTGCCATCCAGTATTAAGCCAGGTTTTGGCTCTCTTGATCTCTCGCTGAAGCTTTTTAAAG AGAAATCCTATTCTGAGCCCTATCAGGAACTGGAGTATCCTGTGGTAAAATACCTGAGGGAAGCACTGTACTTCGAAGTTGAACTGCTCCAGCCTGCAGACCCAAGACTGGAACTAAACTTAGAAGACTGTTGGGCTACCAACTCCCAAAGCCAGGACAGTCTTCCACAATGGCCAATCCTCATAAATGG gtGTGAAAATAGTGAAGAATCTTACAGAACAGTCTTTCACAAAGTTAATTACAGCCATAGAGTAAAATTTCCTCAGCACTTGAAGAGATTTGAAGTGACAATGTTCACCTTTGTACAAGGCACAACTCCATTACAAATGCAG ttATATTTCCACTGCAGTGTTGTGATCTGCAGCACTACACCACTGCCTTCAGATGTGATTTGTCAGAGGAGATGCAATCCTGGGAAACATCGACTTG ACCGCAGTGCAGAAGCACATCCACAGGGACAAGTGTCATCTGGAGCAGTGCttattagaaaggaaaacacagccagCAAAG gaaGGACAATAAAAGATGTGTAG
- the LOC110397016 gene encoding zona pellucida sperm-binding protein 2-like isoform X2 translates to MELGLVLRLLLIGILISETWTQVASGLMSSECLKNFLHLTLSMEHFKDKYLSFSAVDQFGTAWELDEALASQCGYTITYSSRNSIVFRASALSCHSHVEKGVFTVTVQIKVSHAPDMKNATTHLKSASCPYVLWSPRELVCETNYMEVSVRRDVPQTEEDFILSEPEDWILSFPKAKAGEASIWQIVFHQPEEKRALLVSDAWSAGYGLNTTETRILLRVPYNAAQIQLVKAQGITFSAVTSSTFYKQQWMILMVDTAVACPVDGVNYTNKTIIWTVPKYFQALCAGATGFKDVLVEVGVNLRKLSAKEMASRKYVLSNDLNTITMKIPIGAEGGSYKTSVSSGRHGAKYSISLFLEHQWEDNKWGLTKYTIIKEIETPFEQAELAVTNNSNLSARLMNVTVGMFLMDVELVNLTVEGTTVTVPEAIQHGYLTYEIQYANGSKVYVVQVPFDAPGIKKEYISGDTRQYTLNVTLKFIILPTSDTFAVPIITVSAVKDAVLPSARGFCDENDFHLIIARGNVDQNWLPFISDQHLMPEAAQKYYYSLSDNGTHWAVSVPFLSSLVDYKDIHISGVMASLHLTLKDGITLANRKDFSISCRFPPSELIQCLPNGTVVITALKLVRLADLDTSLLVLRDRQCKPSLVTKKTATFKFNVNTCGTSRKFNSTSITYENDVLYFRRGNDIPVYQLKFVCVYTIKRSADVQYETKKNLPSSIKPGFGSLDLSLKLFKEKSYSEPYQELEYPVVKYLREALYFEVELLQPADPRLELNLEDCWATNSQSQDSLPQWPILINGCENSEESYRTVFHKVNYSHRVKFPQHLKRFEVTMFTFVQGTTPLQMQLYFHCSVVICSTTPLPSDVICQRRCNPGKHRLDRSAEAHPQGQVSSGAVLIRKENTASKDF, encoded by the exons ATGGAGTTAGGTCTGGTGCTGAG GTTATTATTGATAGGAATACTCATCTCTGAAACATGGACCCAAGTGGCATCAG GACTCATGAGTTCAGAGTGCTTGAAGAACTTTTTGCATTTAACCCTGAGCATGGAACACTTTAaggataaatatttatctttttctgctgttg ATCAATTTGGCACGGCCTGGgagctggatgaggccctggcatCACAGTGTGGCTACACAATAACTTACAGCAGCAGGAATAGCATTGTGTTTCGTGCTTCTGCACTAAGTTGTCATTCTCATGTGGAG AAAGGTGTATTCACAGTAACTGTACAAATCAAAGTGTCCCATGCTCCTGATATGAAAAATGCTACAACTCATCTGAAAAGTGCAAGTTGCCCTTATGTCTTGTGGAGTCCAAGAGAGTTAGTATGTGAAACCAACTACATGGAG GTTTCTGTCAGGAGGGATGTTCCACAGACTGAGGAGGATTTCATTTTGAGTGAACCTGAAGATtggattctttcttttcccaag GCCAAAGCAGGGGAAGCCTCAATATGGCAGATAGTGTTTCATcagccagaggaaaaaagagctCTGCTTGTGAGTGATGCTTGGAGTGCTGGCTATGGACTCAACACCACCGAAACCAGAATTCTGCTGCGAGTGCCATATAATGCTGCACAAATTCAGCTGGTCAAG GCTCAGGGAATTACCTTTTCTGCAGTGACATCAAGTACGTTTTACAAACAGCAGTGGATGATCTTGATGGTGGATACTGCTGTGGCATGTCCAGTAG ATGGTGTGAATTACACTAACAAAACAATCATCTGGACTGTTCCAAAATACTTTCAAgcactctgtgctggtgcaaCTGGCTTTAAGGATGTGCTTGTTGAAGTTGGTGTGAATCTACGCAAACTCTCTGCCAAAGAAATGGCCTCCAGGAAGTATGTGTTATCTAATGACTTAAATACAATTACAATGAAGATACCAATAGGTGCAGAAGGTGGCTCTTACAAG ACTTCTGTGAGCAGTGGACGGCATGGGGCAAAATACTCCATCAGCCTGTTCTTGGAACACCAGTGGGAGGATAACAAATGGGGTCTAACCAAGTATACCATCATCAAGGAAATAGAAACACCATTTGAACAAGCAGAACTTGCTGTAACTAACA ACTCAAATCTGAGTGCAAGGCTAATGAATGTTACAGTGGGAATGTTTCTTATGGATGTGGAGCTTGTGAACTTGACTGTTGAGGGGACAACTGTAACTGTACCTGAAGCTATTCAGCATGGATATTTAACATATGAGATTCAATATGCTAATGGAAGCAAAGTCTATGTAGTACAAGTGCCGTTTGATGCACCAGGCATTAAGAAAGAG TACATAAGCGGTGACACAAGACAATACACACTCAATGTCACACTGAAGTTCATCATCCTTCCAACAAGTGATACCTTTGCTGTCCCCATCATAACAGTGTCTGCTGTTAAAGATGCTG TTCTACCCAGTGCAAGGGGATTTTGTGATGAGAATGACTTTCATCTCATTATCGCTCGTGGGAATGTGGACCAAAACTGGCTGCCCTTCATCTCAGATCAGCACCTGATGccagaggctgcccagaaatACTACTATAGCCTAAGTGACAATGGCACTCACTGGGCTGTCTCtgtccctttcctttcctcccttgtGGACTATAAG GATATTCATATTTCTGGAGTAATGGCTTCACTCCACTTAACCTTGAAGGATGGCATCACCTTGGCTAATAGGAAGGACTTCTCGATTTCCTGCAGATTTCCACCTTCGGAGCTAATAC agtgTCTTCCCAATGGCACTGTGGTAATTACTGCGCTAAAATTAGTGAGACTTGCAGATCTGGACACAAGCCTGCTCGTCTTAAGAGACAGACAATGCAAACCCAGTCTAGTGACAAAGAAGACTGCAACCTTTAAATTCAATGTGAATACATGTGGAACAAGTAGAAAG TTCAACAGCACATCTATAACATATGAAAATGATGTACTCTATTTTAGACGTGGAAATGATATACCAGTATACCA attaAAGTTTGTATGTGTTTACACAATCAAGCGCTCAGCTGATGTCCAGTATGAAACTAAGAAGAACCTGCCATCCAGTATTAAGCCAGGTTTTGGCTCTCTTGATCTCTCGCTGAAGCTTTTTAAAG AGAAATCCTATTCTGAGCCCTATCAGGAACTGGAGTATCCTGTGGTAAAATACCTGAGGGAAGCACTGTACTTCGAAGTTGAACTGCTCCAGCCTGCAGACCCAAGACTGGAACTAAACTTAGAAGACTGTTGGGCTACCAACTCCCAAAGCCAGGACAGTCTTCCACAATGGCCAATCCTCATAAATGG gtGTGAAAATAGTGAAGAATCTTACAGAACAGTCTTTCACAAAGTTAATTACAGCCATAGAGTAAAATTTCCTCAGCACTTGAAGAGATTTGAAGTGACAATGTTCACCTTTGTACAAGGCACAACTCCATTACAAATGCAG ttATATTTCCACTGCAGTGTTGTGATCTGCAGCACTACACCACTGCCTTCAGATGTGATTTGTCAGAGGAGATGCAATCCTGGGAAACATCGACTTG ACCGCAGTGCAGAAGCACATCCACAGGGACAAGTGTCATCTGGAGCAGTGCttattagaaaggaaaacacagccagCAAAG ATTTCTGA